The genomic stretch CTGATGTGGAACATTCTGAACGGCTTCCTGCAGGCTGCCGCCTTGCTCGGCGCGGCGGGTGTGGATGCCGCGACGTTCGCCCCAATGGCGAAAACGGGGATCGGGATCGTGGCCGACTGGGTGGCCGCCTACGCGCAGCAGATCGACGACGGCACGTACGCAGCGCTTGATTCCACCATCGACACGCACGTGGCCGCGATGGAGCACCTCGTTCACGAGAGCGAGGCCCTCGGTGTCAATGCCGAGCTTCCAAGGTTCATCAAGGCCCTGACCGACCGGGCCGTGGCCGGTGGGCACGGCGGCAGCGGGTACGCAGCGATGATCGAGCAGTTCCGCACGCCTTCAGAGGTGCGTTCATGACCGCCACCCGCTTCGACCCCCGCGAACTACTCGCGGAGAGCCGACTGGGCGTCCTCGCAACGATCAAGTCGGACGGCCGCCCGCAGCTTTCGCCTGTCATGCCCTTCTACGACCAGGAGGCCGACGTCATCTACGTTTCCATGAGCGAGGGACGAGCCAAGACGGCAAATCTCCGCCGGGACCCACGGGCCACACTGGAGGTCACCAGCCCTGACAGCTGGGCGTGGGCCACCGCCGAGGGCACGGCCACACTCACCGGGCCGGGAACCGACCCCAATGGTCAGGAGGTCGAGGCGCTGGTGGACTACTATCGCCTCGCCGCCGGAGAGCACCCGGACTGGGACGAATACCGGTCGGTGATGGTGTCCGACCGTAGGGTGCTCATGGCGATGACGGTCGACCACGTGTACGGCGACAAGCTCCGCTGACAGTTCGGTGGACACGCTCAGCGCGCGCTGAAGGACGCCACGAATATCGTGACCGCGTGGACACCATCGAGACTCCTCTCCTTGTTCTTCTCCCACTGCGTCCCGAGCACGCCGACGAGATGGCCGTCGTACTGTCCGACCCTGATCTTCACCTGTTCACCGGGGGAGCCCCACTCACCGTGCGGGAACTGCGTGCTCGCTACGAGCGGCTTGTCGCCGGGCCGTCCGGCTGGCGCAACTGGGTGGTCTGGTCGCGCGAGGAAAGGTGTCTGGTCGGCTATGTGCAGGCCACGATCGACGACGGGACCGCCGAAGTCGCCTGGGTGATCGGGACGCCGTGGCAGGGGCGTGGCCTGGCCCGCGCGGCCGCCGAGGCCCTGGTCGGTCGGCTCGTGCGACAGGGGATCGGGACGATTGTCGCGCACATTCATCCCGACCATGCGGCCTCGGCCGCCGTCGCCGCCTCGGCCGGCCTGCGGCCCACCGATCGATGGAACGACGGTGAGGTCCGATGGGAACGGACCGAACAGACCCCTTGAGGTCGTTTTCTTCGGCCGGTCTCAGGGACGGGTGGCGGCGTCCTTGCCCGGCCTCTTTCATGGCTTCCGAGAGGGCGTTGAGCGGTAGCATTTCTCCTCCCGGATATTTGACCGCCACCAGGAGTCGTCGGTGAGACTGTCGTCGGCATCAACAGGCCTTTTTGTCGTGCTCGCACTCCTGCTCGCGGGATGTGGGAGTGGTGACGGTGCAAAGGGGGCGGCCATCCCGGACAGCCCGGCCGGCAAGCAACTGCGGTGGTACATGGATGCCGTCAACCGGGCTCCGCTTCCAGAAAGCGAGCTGAAAGAGCACCTTGGCCAGGATTTCCTCAAGGGCGTGCCGCCGGAGAAGTTCAACGAGATCGCCCAGAGTCTGGCGGGGCTGAAGCTGGACGAGCTGAGCAGCACAAAGCCGACGGAGTTGACGGGGCTGACCTCCATCCCGCTGGGGCAGGCGTACGACATGAAGATCTCCGTGGGCGATGACGGCAAGATAGACTATTTGCTTTTCGAGCCGAAGTAGGGTGCCGGGATGATTGAAGTGCTCTACCGGCCTTTACCGCTCGCCCTTGGTGGAGTCTTTTTCGTGGCGTTGTTCCTGGGCCTGCGCCGCACCCGGCTGCGTTCCCACTACCTGCTGCTGCCGGCGACGGCCTGGTTTCTCGCTGCGCTCGACGAGTGGTACATGACGACCTATCAACCGCACATGAACATTCGCATCGATGCGCTGTTCTTTCTGGCACTCGTGGTGGCCATGACCCCGGCGGGCATTCTGCTGCTGCTTCTGCATCGCCGCCCTGCGGACTGGCGAAGGGAGCGCGCCTGAGCGGGTGGGCTCGGGGGACCGTGGGTCGTCCGGCAGAGCACCGGCGCGCGGGTGCTGGCGCACGTGGCCGGGCGGGCGGCCGCCCCGGTCGTCCACAGGTTGTGCATCGTCGGCTTCGGTCAGGTGGAGGATGGGTCGACCTCCCCGAAAGACTCACCCCCGGTGCCCTCGTTATGCTATGAGGCCCGGTGGGGCAGGGGCTTTGCGGCGTGGACGCCTGCGTGGCCGGCGTCCGGAGGCGCGGGCCGAGCGGTCGGTCGATGTGATGCTCGACACGGTTATCCACAGACGTTGCGGGTTATCCACAGATGTGGATCGCGATGTGGTGGTGGGGTGGACTCGCTGACGTCTACGCGGACCGACTCGCCGTCGTGGCGGGGGAGCTGGAGGCGGAGGCCCCCGGGGAGCACGTGGTCGCGGTGAACGTGGGCGGCGTGGTCAACCGGCTACAGGGCCTTCGTGCCACGGTTGCTTGCGAACCAGCGACCTGGCCTGGTCGAGCACCTGGGTCAGGGCGGCGACGGAGGCTCGGGCCGAGCGGATGCGCCTGGTCTGCGCCTCGTCGGTCCAGCCCAGCTCCAGGCCTTCGGCGACCAGCCCGTCGAACGTGGCGAACGCGGCTAGCTTGCGCCTGATGACCTTGGACCAGGCGTCGTCCTCGATCTGGTAGTAGACGTTCCGCTCCCCGGACTTGCGCATTCTCCGGACGAGCTTGAGGGACGTCAGGAGCTGTATGTTCGTGGTCAGCGACGCGCGGCTGGCACCGATCGCCTCGGCGATGTCGCCGGCGGTCTGCTCCGGCGGGTCGCAGACCATGAGCCAGCCCAGGATGCGGCCGGTGATGGGCGCGAGCCCCCATTCCTCGGAGAGGAACGTCGCCACCCGCTCGACCCAGGCGCGCACCTGCTCGCGGTCGGGGACGTCCTGCGCATTCACGCTACCCAGCGTAATCAGATGCGGACTGGAGCCGGGCGGCCATCCGCCTGAGCTGCTGCGCCCGCGCCCCCGCATCCCCCGGCAGGTCCCGCTCGGCCAGCTCCTTCGCGATGCGCTCGCGGAACTCGACCGGCCGATGATCGTCGTACTTGAACTTGGCCCGCACCCCCACGACGTCCAGCCGCAGCCCGCGGAGCGCCGACAACAACTTGCGGTACGGCCCCTCGTCGGCGGCCATCACCCCGTGCCCGCCGTCGGGCTGGTGATGCGCCAGCTGGCGGCGCAGGATCTCCGCCTTGCCCTCCCTGTCGTCCACGATCCGCGCCGCGCACGTGAGCTGGACCGAGGCGTAATAGCTGGTCGGCACGCCGTTCTCGGGGGAGTCGGAGCGCCACGTGGACGGGATGTAGGCGAAGTCGTCGTGCACGCTCACCAGCACGGTCGGGTTCGCCTCCAGCGCGGCCCAGATCGGGTTCGGCCTGGCCAGGTGGAGCACGATCTCCTTGTCGCCGTCGAACAGGAAGTGCGTCGGCACCACCACCGGAGGGCCGCCGTCCATGCCGTTCGCCGCCAGTTGCCCGAAGTCACGCGTGCACAGCCAGCTCCGCCACTCGTCCCCGTCGTGAGCCGAGTCCCATGGATGAATGAGCACTTTTGAAAACCTCTTTGTATTAGTACATAATATGTTTTGTGCTAGAAACATATCGAATCGCGGGCGGAACGGCCAGCGAGATAGCGGCCGGTGTCGAGGCCGCCGTGTCCGAGGGACGGCTGGCGCCGGGCGCGTCGCTCCCCCCGGTACGCGAGATGGCCGCGCTGGCCCAGGTCAGCCCCAATACCGCGGCGGCCGCGTACCGGCTGCTGCGCGAGCGCGGCATCGTGGAGACCGCCGGGCGGCGCGGCACCAGGGTCAGGCCCCGGCCCGCCAGCACGGCCCGCGAGGACATCCGCATCGAGGCGCCGCCGGGCGTCCGCGACCTGTCCAAGGGCAACCCCGACCCCGCGCTGCTGCCACCCCTGCACGAGGCACTCGCCGCCGCGGCCCGCGCCCATCAGGAACGCCCCGCCATGTACGGCACGGACGATGACGAGGAACTCCTCGCCCTGGCCGGGGCCCGCCTACGCGGGGACGGCGTGCCGGCCGCGCCGCTGGCGATCAGCTCGGGCACCCTCGACGCGGTCGAACGGGTGCTGAACGCCTACCTGCGTCCCGGCGACGCGATCGCGGTGGAGGACCCCGGCTGGTCGGCCCTGCTGGACCTGGTCGCGGCCCTCGGCCTGCGTCCCGTGCCGATGCGGCTCGACGACGACGGCCCGCTGCCTGACGAGCTCGGCAATGCGCTGCGGGCCGGGGCGCGGGCCGTGGTGATCACCGCCCGCGCGCAGAACCCGACCGGTGCCGCCGTCACCGCCGAACGCGCCGCCGCCCTGCGTGCCGAGCTGGCCGCGCACCCGGGCGTGCTGCTCGTCGAGGACGACCACGGCGACGGATTCGTGGACGTGCCGCTGCATCCGCTCGCCGGCGCCACGAGCCGGTGGATACTCGTCCGCTCCACGGCCAAGGCCTTCGGTCCCGACCTGCGGCTCGCTCTGATCACCGGCGACCCGGTCACGCTGGACCGGCTGCGCGGGCGGCAGCGGCTGGCTCAGGGCTGGGTCAGCCACCTGTTGCAGCGGGCCGTGGCCCACCTGTGGCGACACGAAGGAGTGGACACCGCCGCGGTGGCGGCCTCGTACGCCGAGCGCCGGGACGGGCTGGTCACGGCACTGGCCGCACGCGGCGTCGCGGCGCACGGCCGGACCGGGCTCAACGTGTGGGTGCCCGTGCCTGACGAGGCCGCTGCGATCAGCCATCTGCTGGCCCGCGGCTGGGCCGCCGCGCCGGGCGCGCGGAACCGCGTGGCCACGCCGCCCGCGCTCCGCCTCACCGTCTCCCCGCTGCGGCCCGAGGACATCCCGGCGTTGGCCGACGACCTCGCGGCCGCCGTGCACCCGCCGTCCCGCGGCCGGTACGGCTGAGCGTCAACGTTCCTGATTCACGTGAATCATCGCCCCAGCCGCCGGACAGGGCTTCGACGGTACGAGGCAGTGGGCCAGCACGCCGAGGGCTCCGGCCACCAGCACAGTGAGCCCGGCCATCGTGGCGGCCACCCATCCGCCGTCCAGCGCGCCGAAGAACGCGGCCCCGGTCACCGTGCCGCCGAGCACACCCCCGGTTTCCTGCACGGTGCCGAGCACCCCGGCCGCGGCGCCGGCGCGCTCCCGCCGTACCCGTGACAGGACGGTGGAGATCAGCGGCGACATCAACAGCCCCATCCCGCCTCCCGTCACGAGCAACGCCCCCGCAACCAGGTACGGCCCCGCCCCGCGCCCCACCACGTAGCCCAGCATTGCCAGCCCCGCCACCACCACCAGCGCGGCCACCGCGGGCGGCACGCGACCGGCCCGCAGCGACGTGAGAAAGAAGCCGGCGTTCAACGCGGTGCACACGGCTCCGGCCGCCAGTGGGCTCAGCCCGAGCCCTGACTGCAGGTACAGGGCGAGCACGAACGACAGCCCCGCCGACGTGCCGAA from Nonomuraea polychroma encodes the following:
- a CDS encoding Cpe/LpqF family protein (Related to clavulanate biosynthesis protein Cpe, which has an isomerase-like N-terminal domain and a beta-lactamase-like C-terminal domain.); its protein translation is MRLSSASTGLFVVLALLLAGCGSGDGAKGAAIPDSPAGKQLRWYMDAVNRAPLPESELKEHLGQDFLKGVPPEKFNEIAQSLAGLKLDELSSTKPTELTGLTSIPLGQAYDMKISVGDDGKIDYLLFEPK
- a CDS encoding PPOX class F420-dependent oxidoreductase, translating into MTATRFDPRELLAESRLGVLATIKSDGRPQLSPVMPFYDQEADVIYVSMSEGRAKTANLRRDPRATLEVTSPDSWAWATAEGTATLTGPGTDPNGQEVEALVDYYRLAAGEHPDWDEYRSVMVSDRRVLMAMTVDHVYGDKLR
- a CDS encoding aminotransferase class I/II-fold pyridoxal phosphate-dependent enzyme, with protein sequence MLETYRIAGGTASEIAAGVEAAVSEGRLAPGASLPPVREMAALAQVSPNTAAAAYRLLRERGIVETAGRRGTRVRPRPASTAREDIRIEAPPGVRDLSKGNPDPALLPPLHEALAAAARAHQERPAMYGTDDDEELLALAGARLRGDGVPAAPLAISSGTLDAVERVLNAYLRPGDAIAVEDPGWSALLDLVAALGLRPVPMRLDDDGPLPDELGNALRAGARAVVITARAQNPTGAAVTAERAAALRAELAAHPGVLLVEDDHGDGFVDVPLHPLAGATSRWILVRSTAKAFGPDLRLALITGDPVTLDRLRGRQRLAQGWVSHLLQRAVAHLWRHEGVDTAAVAASYAERRDGLVTALAARGVAAHGRTGLNVWVPVPDEAAAISHLLARGWAAAPGARNRVATPPALRLTVSPLRPEDIPALADDLAAAVHPPSRGRYG
- a CDS encoding GbsR/MarR family transcriptional regulator — translated: MNAQDVPDREQVRAWVERVATFLSEEWGLAPITGRILGWLMVCDPPEQTAGDIAEAIGASRASLTTNIQLLTSLKLVRRMRKSGERNVYYQIEDDAWSKVIRRKLAAFATFDGLVAEGLELGWTDEAQTRRIRSARASVAALTQVLDQARSLVRKQPWHEGPVAG
- a CDS encoding GNAT family N-acetyltransferase, whose protein sequence is MDTIETPLLVLLPLRPEHADEMAVVLSDPDLHLFTGGAPLTVRELRARYERLVAGPSGWRNWVVWSREERCLVGYVQATIDDGTAEVAWVIGTPWQGRGLARAAAEALVGRLVRQGIGTIVAHIHPDHAASAAVAASAGLRPTDRWNDGEVRWERTEQTP
- a CDS encoding FMN-binding negative transcriptional regulator — encoded protein: MLIHPWDSAHDGDEWRSWLCTRDFGQLAANGMDGGPPVVVPTHFLFDGDKEIVLHLARPNPIWAALEANPTVLVSVHDDFAYIPSTWRSDSPENGVPTSYYASVQLTCAARIVDDREGKAEILRRQLAHHQPDGGHGVMAADEGPYRKLLSALRGLRLDVVGVRAKFKYDDHRPVEFRERIAKELAERDLPGDAGARAQQLRRMAARLQSASDYAG